Proteins encoded by one window of Rhipicephalus sanguineus isolate Rsan-2018 unplaced genomic scaffold, BIME_Rsan_1.4 Seq7381, whole genome shotgun sequence:
- the LOC119378218 gene encoding histone H2B yields MPPQPSGKAVKKAGKAQKNVRATDKKKKKRRRKESFSIYIYKVLKQVHPDTGVSSKAMSIMNSFVNDIFERIAAESSRLAHYNKRSTITSREIQTAVRLLLPGELAKHAVSEGTKAVTKYTSSK; encoded by the coding sequence ATGCCTCCGCAGCCCTCTGGTAAAGCCGTGAAGAAGGCCGGCAAGGCCCAGAAAAATGTGCGCGCCAcggataagaagaagaagaagcgccgcaggaAGGAGAGCTTCTCCATCTACATCTACAAGGTGCTGAAGCAGGTGCACCCCGACACTGGAGTCTCCAGCAAGGCCATGTCCATCATGAACAGCTTCGTGAACGATATCTTCGAGCGTATCGCCGCGGAGTCGTCGCGTCTTGCTCACTACAACAAGCGCTCGACCATCACGAGCCGGGAGATCCAGACTGCCGTGCGCCTGCTGCTGCCCGGCGAGTTGGCGAAGCACGCGGTGTCCGAGGGCACCAAGGCCGTCACCAAGTACACCAGCTCTAAGTAG